From the genome of Primulina eburnea isolate SZY01 chromosome 12, ASM2296580v1, whole genome shotgun sequence, one region includes:
- the LOC140807890 gene encoding uncharacterized protein has protein sequence MAEQEADEKKSDQENKPKKKKITRTFSFVPKFGCMRLDDDIPAAEAPDIHGSFNVEASRKGKDHAPTHLIVMVNGIIGSAQDWRYAAKRFVKVFPEDVLVHCSECNSSMLTFDGVDVMGKRLADEVMSVVKRHPNLQKISFVAHSLGGLVARYAAACLYQQDFTRKNSNENGDHMSDESKESSEEKPPTAKIAGLEPVNFITSATPHLGTRGHKQVPVFCGFKAMEKVASRASGLLGRTGKHLFLEDRENGKPPLLVQMSSDSDDLKFISALKSFKRRVAYANTHYDHLVGWSSSSLRHRNQLPKRRTLLKDARYPHIVHEDPSKVVNPQEICPPDAKVARSRTREMEEAVIRGLTTMTWERVDVNFSGSIQRLVAHNTIQVKTYCINSHGADVIQHMVDNFQL, from the exons ATGGCAGAACAAGAAGCTGATGAAAAAAAAAGCGATCAGGAAAACAAaccgaagaagaagaaaatcacAAGGACTTTCTCTTTTGTCCCGAAATTTGGGTGTATGAGATTAGACGACGATATTCCGGCGGCGGAGGCGCCGGATATCCACGGAAGTTTCAACGTCGAAGCCTCTCGCAAGGGGAAGGATCACGCGCCCACGCACCTGATCGTCATGGTCAATGGAATTATTGGAAG TGCTCAAGATTGGAGATATGCTGCGAAGCGATTTGTGAAGGTGTTTCCCGAAGATGTTTTAGTACATT GTAGCGAATGTAATTCTTCCATGTTGACATTCGATGGTGTTGATGTTATGGGGAAGAGATTAGCTGATGAG GTGATGTCTGTCGTCAAACGCCATCCAAATCTTCAAAAGATCTCGTTTGTGGCTCACTCTCTGGGTGGCTTGGTAGCAAGATATGCTGCTGCTTGTCTTTATCAACAGGATTTTACAAGAAAAAATAGTAATGAAAATGGTGATCACATGTCGGATGAGTCGAAAGAATCATCTGAAGAAAAGCCACCAACGGCAAAAATTGCCGGACTCGAACCAGTGAACTTCATTACATCTGCAACGCCACATCTTGGGACCAGGGGGCACAAACAG GTTCCTGTTTTCTGTGGGTTTAAAGCTATGGAGAAAGTTGCATCACGTGCTTCAGGGTTACTTGGTAGAACTGGTAAACATTTATTCTTGGAAGATCGTGAAAATGGAAAACCTCCTCTTCTTGTTCAGATGAGCAGTGACTCTGATGATCTTAAGTTTAT ATCCGCTTTGAAATCATTTAAGAGGCGTGTCGCTTATGCAAATACACATTATGATC ATCTTGTTGGGTGGAGTTCATCATCATTGCGCCACCGAAACCAGCTTCCAAAG CGTCGGACTCTCCTGAAAGATGCTAGATACCCACATATTGTCCATGAAGATCCGTCAAAAGTGGTGAATCCTCAGGAAATTTGTCCGCCGGATGCTAAAGTTGCTAGAAGCAGGACAAGGGAGATGGAAG AGGCTGTGATCAGAGGGCTAACGACAATGACTTGGGAACGAGTTGATGTCAACTTCAGTGGGAGTATCCAAAGACTTGTTGCACACAATACCATTCAG GTGAAAACTTATTGCATCAATTCTCATGGCGCGGATGTAATACAACATATGGTGGACAATTTTCAATTGTAG